Proteins encoded in a region of the Populus nigra chromosome 3, ddPopNigr1.1, whole genome shotgun sequence genome:
- the LOC133689821 gene encoding scarecrow-like protein 9 isoform X1, whose product MDPRLRGYSISINGTQLGNQPISVFSNQDPVSRPRFENTFVDHNCKEFHYIPPYPKPTDVTPYSNPTQKEDSPEDFDFSDVTLRYINQMLMEEDTEDKTCMLQDSLDLQVAEKSFYDVLGKKYPPSPEPNPTFISQNRGNLPDSLPCNYICSSRSDSGYVDDNAWIHNPSDYHSFQLQIPHVSSISQSSYSSSNSVITTVDGLVDSPSSNFKVPDWSGESRSILHFRKGVEEASRFLPSDNDLFLNIEANKFLSQEPKVRTGEVAIKLEKQDGGEHSPSGPRGNKNRHREDGDVEEGRSSKQLAVYTESTLRSEMFDKVLLCIPGEGQPDLTALREAFKSASIKNEQNGQAKGSSGGKGRGKKQSGKREVVDLRTLLINCAQAIAADDRRSANELLKQIRLHSSPFGDGNRRLAHCFADGLEARLAGTGSQIYKGLVSKRTSAADLLKAYRLYLAACPFRKVSNFVSNKTIKNTAENSMRLHVIDFGILYGFQWPTFIHRLSCRPGGPPKLRMTGIEFPQPGFRPAERVEETGRRLAAYAKEFKVPFEYNAIAKKWETIQLEELKIDRDEVVVVNCLYRSKNLLDETVAVDSPRNIVLDLVRKINPEVFIHGITNGAYNAPFYVTRFREALFHFSAMFDMLETIVPREELERLVIEKEIFGREALNIIACEGWERVERPETYKQWQVRCLRAGFVQLSFDREIVKQATVKVRQRYHKDFLIDEDSRWLLQGWKGRIIYTLSAWKPAKKV is encoded by the coding sequence ATGGATCCTCGGTTAAGAGgttattcaatttcaattaacgGAACCCAATTGGGAAACCAACCTATATCTGTGTTTTCGAATCAGGACCCTGTTTCCAGACCCAGATTCGAAAATACTTTCGTTGATCATAATTGTAAGGAGTTTCATTATATTCCGCCCTATCCAAAGCCAACTGATGTAACCCCATATTCAAATCCGACTCAAAAAGAAGACTCTCCCGAAGATTTTGACTTTTCAGATGTAACTTTGAGGTACATAAACCAGATGCTTATGGAAGAAGATACTGAAGATAAGACTTGTATGCTTCAAGACTCTTTAGATCTTCAAGTAGCCGAGAAATCCTTTTATGATGTTCTTGGCAAGAAGTACCCTCCTTCACCAGAACCAAACCCCACTTTCATCAGTCAAAATCGTGGGAACCTGCCTGATAGTTTACCCTGCAATTACATTTGTAGCAGTCGTAGTGATAGTGGCTATGTAGATGATAATGCTTGGATTCACAATCCAAGCGATTACCATTCCTTTCAACTACAGATTCCACATGTTTCTAGCATATCCCAATCATCATATAGCTCTTCAAACAGTGTAATCACCACTGTAGATGGGCTGGTGGATTCTCCTAGCAGTAATTTTAAAGTCCCTGATTGGAGCGGTGAGAGCCGATCTATTTTGCACTTCAGGAAGGGTGTTGAGGAGGCTAGCAGATTTCTTCCCAGTGATAATGACTTGTTTCTTAATATTGAGGCCAATAAGTTTTTATCTCAAGAGCCAAAGGTGAGGACTGGTGAAGTTGCTATCAAGTTGGAGAAACAAGATGGGGGGGAGCACTCACCTAGTGGACCTAGGGGAAATAAGAATCGTCATAGGGAGGATGGGGATGTTGAAGAAGGGAGGAGCAGCAAACAACTGGCTGTTTATACCGAATCCACTTTGCGATCAGAAATGTTTGATAAGGTATTACTTTGTATCCCAGGAGAAGGTCAGCCTGATTTGACAGCTCTTCGCGAGGCCTTCAAGAGTGCATCGATAAAAAATGAGCAGAATGGACAGGCAAAGGGATCCAGTGGTGGGAAGGGTCGTGGTAAGAAACAAAGTGGGAAAAGGGAGGTGGTGGATTTGAGAACCCTTTTAATAAATTGTGCCCAAGCTATTGCGGCTGATGACCGGAGGAGCGCAAATGAATTGCTAAAGCAGATTAGGCTGCATTCCTCTCCTTTTGGGGATGGAAATCGGAGATTGGCTCATTGCTTTGCTGATGGTCTTGAGGCACGCTTGGCAGGTACTGGAAGTCAGATTTACAAAGGCCTTGTTAGTAAGAGAACATCTGCGGCTGATCTCTTGAAAGCATACCGTCTTTATCTTGCTGCATGCCCTTTTAGAAAGGTCTCTAATTTTGTCTCTAACAAGACAATAAAGAATACGGCAGAAAATTCAATGAGGCTTCATGTTATCGATTTTGGCATTCTTTATGGTTTCCAATGGCCCACCTTTATTCATCGGCTGTCATGCAGACCAGGTGGACCGCCAAAGCTTCGGATGACTGGAATAGAATTTCCCCAACCTGGATTTCGGCCAGCAGAGCGAGTTGAGGAAACTGGACGTCGCTTAGCAGCTTATGCTAAGGAGTTCAAAGTGCCCTTTGAGTACAATGCCATTGCAAAGAAATGGGAAACCATACAACTAGAGGAACTCAAGATTGACCGGGATGAAGTTGTTGTTGTTAACTGTCTGTATCGGTCTAAGAACTTACTTGATGAAACAGTGGCTGTGGACAGTCCGAGGAACATTGTTCTTGATCTGGTAAGGAAGATAAATCCTGAAGTTTTCATTCATGGGATTACAAATGGGGCATACAATGCTCCTTTCTATGTTACTCGATTTCGAGAGGCACTGTTTCACTTTTCTGCAATGTTTGATATGCTTGAAACTATTGTTCCCCGTGAAGAATTAGAGAGGTTGGTGATTGAGAAAGAGATTTTTGGCAGGGAGGCTCTGAATATTATAGCTTGTGAAGGCTGGGAGAGAGTGGAGAGGCCAGAAACATACAAGCAATGGCAGGTTCGTTGCTTGAGGGCTGGGTTTGTGCAGTTGTCTTTTGACCGGGAGATAGTGAAGCAAGCAACTGTTAAAGTGAGGCAGCGTTACCACAAAGATTTTCTGATCGATGAAGATAGCCGGTGGCTATTGCAAGGATGGAAGGGACGAATCATCTATACCCTTTCTGCTTGGAAACCTGCTAAAAAAGTTTGA
- the LOC133689821 gene encoding scarecrow-like protein 9 isoform X2, with amino-acid sequence MDPRLRGYSISINGTQLGNQPISVFSNQDPVSRPRFENTFVDHNCKEFHYIPPYPKPTDVTPYSNPTQKEDSPEDFDFSDVTLRYINQMLMEEDTEDKTCMLQDSLDLQVAEKSFYDVLGKKYPPSPEPNPTFISQNRGNLPDSLPCNYICSSRSDSGYVDDNAWIHNPSDYHSFQLQIPHVSSISQSSYSSSNSVITTVDGLVDSPSSNFKVPDWSGESRSILHFRKGVEEASRFLPSDNDLFLNIEANKFLSQEPKVRTGEVAIKLEKQDGGEHSPSGPRGNKNRHREDGDVEEGRSSKQLAVYTESTLRSEMFDKVLLCIPGEGQPDLTALREAFKSASIKNEQNGQAKGSSGGKGRGKKQSGKREVVDLRTLLINCAQAIAADDRRSANELLKQIRLHSSPFGDGNRRLAHCFADGLEARLAGTGSQIYKGLVSKRTSAADLLKAYRLYLAACPFRKVSNFVSNKTIKNTAENSMRLHVIDFGILYGFQWPTFIHRLSCRPGGPPKLRMTGIEFPQPGFRPAERVEETGRRLAAYAKEFKVPFEYNAIAKKWETIQLEELKIDRDEVVVVNCLYRSKNLLDETVAVDSPRNIVLDLGGSEYYSL; translated from the exons ATGGATCCTCGGTTAAGAGgttattcaatttcaattaacgGAACCCAATTGGGAAACCAACCTATATCTGTGTTTTCGAATCAGGACCCTGTTTCCAGACCCAGATTCGAAAATACTTTCGTTGATCATAATTGTAAGGAGTTTCATTATATTCCGCCCTATCCAAAGCCAACTGATGTAACCCCATATTCAAATCCGACTCAAAAAGAAGACTCTCCCGAAGATTTTGACTTTTCAGATGTAACTTTGAGGTACATAAACCAGATGCTTATGGAAGAAGATACTGAAGATAAGACTTGTATGCTTCAAGACTCTTTAGATCTTCAAGTAGCCGAGAAATCCTTTTATGATGTTCTTGGCAAGAAGTACCCTCCTTCACCAGAACCAAACCCCACTTTCATCAGTCAAAATCGTGGGAACCTGCCTGATAGTTTACCCTGCAATTACATTTGTAGCAGTCGTAGTGATAGTGGCTATGTAGATGATAATGCTTGGATTCACAATCCAAGCGATTACCATTCCTTTCAACTACAGATTCCACATGTTTCTAGCATATCCCAATCATCATATAGCTCTTCAAACAGTGTAATCACCACTGTAGATGGGCTGGTGGATTCTCCTAGCAGTAATTTTAAAGTCCCTGATTGGAGCGGTGAGAGCCGATCTATTTTGCACTTCAGGAAGGGTGTTGAGGAGGCTAGCAGATTTCTTCCCAGTGATAATGACTTGTTTCTTAATATTGAGGCCAATAAGTTTTTATCTCAAGAGCCAAAGGTGAGGACTGGTGAAGTTGCTATCAAGTTGGAGAAACAAGATGGGGGGGAGCACTCACCTAGTGGACCTAGGGGAAATAAGAATCGTCATAGGGAGGATGGGGATGTTGAAGAAGGGAGGAGCAGCAAACAACTGGCTGTTTATACCGAATCCACTTTGCGATCAGAAATGTTTGATAAGGTATTACTTTGTATCCCAGGAGAAGGTCAGCCTGATTTGACAGCTCTTCGCGAGGCCTTCAAGAGTGCATCGATAAAAAATGAGCAGAATGGACAGGCAAAGGGATCCAGTGGTGGGAAGGGTCGTGGTAAGAAACAAAGTGGGAAAAGGGAGGTGGTGGATTTGAGAACCCTTTTAATAAATTGTGCCCAAGCTATTGCGGCTGATGACCGGAGGAGCGCAAATGAATTGCTAAAGCAGATTAGGCTGCATTCCTCTCCTTTTGGGGATGGAAATCGGAGATTGGCTCATTGCTTTGCTGATGGTCTTGAGGCACGCTTGGCAGGTACTGGAAGTCAGATTTACAAAGGCCTTGTTAGTAAGAGAACATCTGCGGCTGATCTCTTGAAAGCATACCGTCTTTATCTTGCTGCATGCCCTTTTAGAAAGGTCTCTAATTTTGTCTCTAACAAGACAATAAAGAATACGGCAGAAAATTCAATGAGGCTTCATGTTATCGATTTTGGCATTCTTTATGGTTTCCAATGGCCCACCTTTATTCATCGGCTGTCATGCAGACCAGGTGGACCGCCAAAGCTTCGGATGACTGGAATAGAATTTCCCCAACCTGGATTTCGGCCAGCAGAGCGAGTTGAGGAAACTGGACGTCGCTTAGCAGCTTATGCTAAGGAGTTCAAAGTGCCCTTTGAGTACAATGCCATTGCAAAGAAATGGGAAACCATACAACTAGAGGAACTCAAGATTGACCGGGATGAAGTTGTTGTTGTTAACTGTCTGTATCGGTCTAAGAACTTACTTGATGAAACAGTGGCTGTGGACAGTCCGAGGAACATTGTTCTTGATCTG GGAGGCTCTGAATATTATAGCTTGTGA